Proteins encoded by one window of Arachis ipaensis cultivar K30076 chromosome B04, Araip1.1, whole genome shotgun sequence:
- the LOC107638495 gene encoding uncharacterized protein LOC107638495 isoform X9: MTSSASVSHLHNSLCETAGTGAAEPNHQQHDGEDVVLMKDEIPSDFRSVSSEDVNAGFTDTNVLETQPCSSSVSTSAGLQNKTVNGSVMAESNPNHSGLANPNSSDFATRNSYLTRTLLQAAADVERLNKTLRSNSKAGSLPRTCNNKGKYSSITNQRCHTFSPSNNRTNDSPAFSYQRCHTFSPSNNRTNGSPAFSSANYRANSIASVSSVNDRHALPPAMNRTNEIVSTVNDRSLLLDKSRSGEYEMPTPLTRGPRGSYIGFPLQSSTTKNDFAITICRDRYNLPDFQTEYETAKFYVIKSFNEDDIHKSIKYDVWTSTSYGNKKLNDAFRSAEAKSIQTGTKCPVFLFFSVNASRQFVGVAEMLGPVDFNKDMKFWKLYKYNGFFPIRWHIIKDVPNTQFCHIRIIVENENRDVTYTRDTQELLEDQNNIEASLSLQSQDRKDMGTTVTKILPKQERRI, translated from the exons ATGACCAGCAGTGCCTCCGTCTCTCACCTCCACAACT CTTTGTGTGAGACAGCAGGAACAGGAGCAGCAGAACCTAACCACCAGCAACATGATGGGGAAGATGTG GTCTTAATGAAAGATGAAATCCCATCTGATTTCAGATCAGTGAGCTCTGAAGATGTCAATGCTGGTTTCACAG ATACAAACGTATTAGAAActcaaccttgtagttcatcagTCTCAACATCTGCTGGTCTGCAAAACAAAACAGTCAATGGTTCAGTAATGGCAGAAAGTAACCCAAATCATTCTGGTTTAGCGAATCCAAATAGCTCTGACTTTGCAACTAGAAATAGCTATTTGACTAGAACATTATTGCAGGCTGCAGCGGATGTTGAAAGGTTAAATAAG ACTTTGCGTTCTAATTCTAAAGCAGGCAGTCTTCCAAGGACCTGCAATAATAAGGGAAAATATTCGTCGATCACCAACCAAAGATGCCATACCTTCTCCCCTTCCAACAATAGGACAAATGACAGCCCTGCTTTCTCCTACCAAAGATGCCATACCTTCTCCCCTTCCAACAATAGGACAAATGGCAGCCCTGCTTTCTCCTCTGCCAACTACAGGGCAAATAGTATAGCATCTGTATCTAGTGTGAATGATAGGCATGCCTTACCCCCTGCAATGAACAGGACAAATGAGATAGTATCTACTGTAAATGATAGATCTTTATTGTTAGACAAATCGAGAAGTGGAGAATATGAAATGCCAACGCCACTAACTCGAGGTCCTCGGGGTAGTTACATTGGTTTTCCCCTACAATCTTCAACTACTAAGAATGACTTTGCAATCACAATATGCAGAGATAGATATAACCTTCCAGATTTCCAAACTGAATATGAAACTGCTAAATTTTATGTCATTAAATCTTTCAATGAAGATGACATTCATAAGAGCATTAAATATGATGTTTGGACTAGCACCTCATATGGAAATAAGAAGTTGAACGATGCATTCCGTAGTGCAGAAGCTAAATCGATCCAGACAGGGACAAAGTGTCCAGTCTTCCTTTTCTTCTCG gtgaATGCTAGCCGGCAGTTTGTTGGAGTAGCTGAGATGCTTGGACCAGTGGACTTCAACAAAGACATGAAGTTTTGGAAACTTTACAAATACAATGGATTCTTCCCAATTAGGTGGCATATAATAAAGGATGTTCCCAACACTCAATTTTGTCACATTCGTATCATCGTTGAAAACGAGAACAGGGACGTAACTTACACTAGGGACACACAAGAG CTATTGGAGGATCAGAACAATATCGAAGCAAGCCTAAGCTTACAATCCCAGGACCGGAAGGATATGGGTACGACAGTTACCAA AATACTGCCAAAGCAGGAGAGAAGAATATAG
- the LOC107638495 gene encoding uncharacterized protein LOC107638495 isoform X2 produces the protein MTSSASVSHLHNSLCETAGTGAAEPNHQQHDGEDVVLMKDEIPSDFRSVSSEDVNAGFTDTNVLETQPCSSSVSTSAGLQNKTVNGSVMAESNPNHSGLANPNSSDFATRNSYLTRTLLQAAADVERLNKTLRSNSKAGSLPRTCNNKGKYSSITNQRCHTFSPSNNRTNDSPAFSYQRCHTFSPSNNRTNGSPAFSSANYRANSIASVSSVNDRHALPPAMNRTNEIVSTVNDRSLLLDKSRSGEYEMPTPLTRGPRGSYIGFPLQSSTTKNDFAITICRDRYNLPDFQTEYETAKFYVIKSFNEDDIHKSIKYDVWTSTSYGNKKLNDAFRSAEAKSIQTGTKCPVFLFFSVNASRQFVGVAEMLGPVDFNKDMKFWKLYKYNGFFPIRWHIIKDVPNTQFCHIRIIVENENRDVTYTRDTQEIGLKQGLEMLNIFKSYSAKTSLLDDFDFYENREKLLCSDKRSKAIGGSEQYRSKPKLTIPGPEGYGYDSYQNTAKAGEKNIGMQSSGTKEDNIVSLTKQLSLNSSGKNKSSNS, from the exons ATGACCAGCAGTGCCTCCGTCTCTCACCTCCACAACT CTTTGTGTGAGACAGCAGGAACAGGAGCAGCAGAACCTAACCACCAGCAACATGATGGGGAAGATGTG GTCTTAATGAAAGATGAAATCCCATCTGATTTCAGATCAGTGAGCTCTGAAGATGTCAATGCTGGTTTCACAG ATACAAACGTATTAGAAActcaaccttgtagttcatcagTCTCAACATCTGCTGGTCTGCAAAACAAAACAGTCAATGGTTCAGTAATGGCAGAAAGTAACCCAAATCATTCTGGTTTAGCGAATCCAAATAGCTCTGACTTTGCAACTAGAAATAGCTATTTGACTAGAACATTATTGCAGGCTGCAGCGGATGTTGAAAGGTTAAATAAG ACTTTGCGTTCTAATTCTAAAGCAGGCAGTCTTCCAAGGACCTGCAATAATAAGGGAAAATATTCGTCGATCACCAACCAAAGATGCCATACCTTCTCCCCTTCCAACAATAGGACAAATGACAGCCCTGCTTTCTCCTACCAAAGATGCCATACCTTCTCCCCTTCCAACAATAGGACAAATGGCAGCCCTGCTTTCTCCTCTGCCAACTACAGGGCAAATAGTATAGCATCTGTATCTAGTGTGAATGATAGGCATGCCTTACCCCCTGCAATGAACAGGACAAATGAGATAGTATCTACTGTAAATGATAGATCTTTATTGTTAGACAAATCGAGAAGTGGAGAATATGAAATGCCAACGCCACTAACTCGAGGTCCTCGGGGTAGTTACATTGGTTTTCCCCTACAATCTTCAACTACTAAGAATGACTTTGCAATCACAATATGCAGAGATAGATATAACCTTCCAGATTTCCAAACTGAATATGAAACTGCTAAATTTTATGTCATTAAATCTTTCAATGAAGATGACATTCATAAGAGCATTAAATATGATGTTTGGACTAGCACCTCATATGGAAATAAGAAGTTGAACGATGCATTCCGTAGTGCAGAAGCTAAATCGATCCAGACAGGGACAAAGTGTCCAGTCTTCCTTTTCTTCTCG gtgaATGCTAGCCGGCAGTTTGTTGGAGTAGCTGAGATGCTTGGACCAGTGGACTTCAACAAAGACATGAAGTTTTGGAAACTTTACAAATACAATGGATTCTTCCCAATTAGGTGGCATATAATAAAGGATGTTCCCAACACTCAATTTTGTCACATTCGTATCATCGTTGAAAACGAGAACAGGGACGTAACTTACACTAGGGACACACAAGAG ATTGGACTAAAGCAGGGCTTGGAGATGCTGAATATCTTCAAAAGCTATTCTGCCAAGACATCTCTACTAGATGATTTTGACTTCTATGAGAACCGAGAGAAATTACTTTGTTCAGATAAAAGATCCAAGG CTATTGGAGGATCAGAACAATATCGAAGCAAGCCTAAGCTTACAATCCCAGGACCGGAAGGATATGGGTACGACAGTTACCAA AATACTGCCAAAGCAGGAGAGAAGAATATAGGAATGCAATCAAGTGGTACTAAAGAAGATAACATAGTCTCTCTTACAAAGCAACTTTCTCTAAATTCCTCTGGCAAAAACAAGTCTTCAAATAGCTAG
- the LOC107638495 gene encoding uncharacterized protein LOC107638495 isoform X4, with the protein MTSSASVSHLHNSLCETAGTGAAEPNHQQHDGEDVVLMKDEIPSDFRSVSSEDVNAGFTDTNVLETQPCSSSVSTSAGLQNKTVNGSVMAESNPNHSGLANPNSSDFATRNSYLTRTLLQAAADVERLNKTLRSNSKAGSLPRTCNNKGKYSSITNQRCHTFSPSNNRTNDSPAFSYQRCHTFSPSNNRTNGSPAFSSANYRANSIASVSSVNDRHALPPAMNRTNEIVSTVNDRSLLLDKSRSGEYEMPTPLTRGPRGSYIGFPLQSSTTKNDFAITICRDRYNLPDFQTEYETAKFYVIKSFNEDDIHKSIKYDVWTSTSYGNKKLNDAFRSAEAKSIQTGTKCPVFLFFSVNASRQFVGVAEMLGPVDFNKDMKFWKLYKYNGFFPIRWHIIKDVPNTQFCHIRIIVENENRDVTYTRDTQEIGLKQGLEMLNIFKSYSAKTSLLDDFDFYENREKLLCSDKRSKAIGGSEQYRSKPKLTIPGPEGYGKILPKQERRI; encoded by the exons ATGACCAGCAGTGCCTCCGTCTCTCACCTCCACAACT CTTTGTGTGAGACAGCAGGAACAGGAGCAGCAGAACCTAACCACCAGCAACATGATGGGGAAGATGTG GTCTTAATGAAAGATGAAATCCCATCTGATTTCAGATCAGTGAGCTCTGAAGATGTCAATGCTGGTTTCACAG ATACAAACGTATTAGAAActcaaccttgtagttcatcagTCTCAACATCTGCTGGTCTGCAAAACAAAACAGTCAATGGTTCAGTAATGGCAGAAAGTAACCCAAATCATTCTGGTTTAGCGAATCCAAATAGCTCTGACTTTGCAACTAGAAATAGCTATTTGACTAGAACATTATTGCAGGCTGCAGCGGATGTTGAAAGGTTAAATAAG ACTTTGCGTTCTAATTCTAAAGCAGGCAGTCTTCCAAGGACCTGCAATAATAAGGGAAAATATTCGTCGATCACCAACCAAAGATGCCATACCTTCTCCCCTTCCAACAATAGGACAAATGACAGCCCTGCTTTCTCCTACCAAAGATGCCATACCTTCTCCCCTTCCAACAATAGGACAAATGGCAGCCCTGCTTTCTCCTCTGCCAACTACAGGGCAAATAGTATAGCATCTGTATCTAGTGTGAATGATAGGCATGCCTTACCCCCTGCAATGAACAGGACAAATGAGATAGTATCTACTGTAAATGATAGATCTTTATTGTTAGACAAATCGAGAAGTGGAGAATATGAAATGCCAACGCCACTAACTCGAGGTCCTCGGGGTAGTTACATTGGTTTTCCCCTACAATCTTCAACTACTAAGAATGACTTTGCAATCACAATATGCAGAGATAGATATAACCTTCCAGATTTCCAAACTGAATATGAAACTGCTAAATTTTATGTCATTAAATCTTTCAATGAAGATGACATTCATAAGAGCATTAAATATGATGTTTGGACTAGCACCTCATATGGAAATAAGAAGTTGAACGATGCATTCCGTAGTGCAGAAGCTAAATCGATCCAGACAGGGACAAAGTGTCCAGTCTTCCTTTTCTTCTCG gtgaATGCTAGCCGGCAGTTTGTTGGAGTAGCTGAGATGCTTGGACCAGTGGACTTCAACAAAGACATGAAGTTTTGGAAACTTTACAAATACAATGGATTCTTCCCAATTAGGTGGCATATAATAAAGGATGTTCCCAACACTCAATTTTGTCACATTCGTATCATCGTTGAAAACGAGAACAGGGACGTAACTTACACTAGGGACACACAAGAG ATTGGACTAAAGCAGGGCTTGGAGATGCTGAATATCTTCAAAAGCTATTCTGCCAAGACATCTCTACTAGATGATTTTGACTTCTATGAGAACCGAGAGAAATTACTTTGTTCAGATAAAAGATCCAAGG CTATTGGAGGATCAGAACAATATCGAAGCAAGCCTAAGCTTACAATCCCAGGACCGGAAGGATATGG CAAAATACTGCCAAAGCAGGAGAGAAGAATATAG
- the LOC107638495 gene encoding uncharacterized protein LOC107638495 isoform X1, whose amino-acid sequence MTSSASVSHLHNSLCETAGTGAAEPNHQQHDGEDVVLMKDEIPSDFRSVSSEDVNAGFTDTNVLETQPCSSSVSTSAGLQNKTVNGSVMAESNPNHSGLANPNSSDFATRNSYLTRTLLQAAADVERLNKTLRSNSKAGSLPRTCNNKGKYSSITNQRCHTFSPSNNRTNDSPAFSYQRCHTFSPSNNRTNGSPAFSSANYRANSIASVSSVNDRHALPPAMNRTNEIVSTVNDRSLLLDKSRSGEYEMPTPLTRGPRGSYIGFPLQSSTTKNDFAITICRDRYNLPDFQTEYETAKFYVIKSFNEDDIHKSIKYDVWTSTSYGNKKLNDAFRSAEAKSIQTGTKCPVFLFFSVNASRQFVGVAEMLGPVDFNKDMKFWKLYKYNGFFPIRWHIIKDVPNTQFCHIRIIVENENRDVTYTRDTQEIGLKQGLEMLNIFKSYSAKTSLLDDFDFYENREKLLCSDKRSKAIGGSEQYRSKPKLTIPGPEGYGYDSYQQNTAKAGEKNIGMQSSGTKEDNIVSLTKQLSLNSSGKNKSSNS is encoded by the exons ATGACCAGCAGTGCCTCCGTCTCTCACCTCCACAACT CTTTGTGTGAGACAGCAGGAACAGGAGCAGCAGAACCTAACCACCAGCAACATGATGGGGAAGATGTG GTCTTAATGAAAGATGAAATCCCATCTGATTTCAGATCAGTGAGCTCTGAAGATGTCAATGCTGGTTTCACAG ATACAAACGTATTAGAAActcaaccttgtagttcatcagTCTCAACATCTGCTGGTCTGCAAAACAAAACAGTCAATGGTTCAGTAATGGCAGAAAGTAACCCAAATCATTCTGGTTTAGCGAATCCAAATAGCTCTGACTTTGCAACTAGAAATAGCTATTTGACTAGAACATTATTGCAGGCTGCAGCGGATGTTGAAAGGTTAAATAAG ACTTTGCGTTCTAATTCTAAAGCAGGCAGTCTTCCAAGGACCTGCAATAATAAGGGAAAATATTCGTCGATCACCAACCAAAGATGCCATACCTTCTCCCCTTCCAACAATAGGACAAATGACAGCCCTGCTTTCTCCTACCAAAGATGCCATACCTTCTCCCCTTCCAACAATAGGACAAATGGCAGCCCTGCTTTCTCCTCTGCCAACTACAGGGCAAATAGTATAGCATCTGTATCTAGTGTGAATGATAGGCATGCCTTACCCCCTGCAATGAACAGGACAAATGAGATAGTATCTACTGTAAATGATAGATCTTTATTGTTAGACAAATCGAGAAGTGGAGAATATGAAATGCCAACGCCACTAACTCGAGGTCCTCGGGGTAGTTACATTGGTTTTCCCCTACAATCTTCAACTACTAAGAATGACTTTGCAATCACAATATGCAGAGATAGATATAACCTTCCAGATTTCCAAACTGAATATGAAACTGCTAAATTTTATGTCATTAAATCTTTCAATGAAGATGACATTCATAAGAGCATTAAATATGATGTTTGGACTAGCACCTCATATGGAAATAAGAAGTTGAACGATGCATTCCGTAGTGCAGAAGCTAAATCGATCCAGACAGGGACAAAGTGTCCAGTCTTCCTTTTCTTCTCG gtgaATGCTAGCCGGCAGTTTGTTGGAGTAGCTGAGATGCTTGGACCAGTGGACTTCAACAAAGACATGAAGTTTTGGAAACTTTACAAATACAATGGATTCTTCCCAATTAGGTGGCATATAATAAAGGATGTTCCCAACACTCAATTTTGTCACATTCGTATCATCGTTGAAAACGAGAACAGGGACGTAACTTACACTAGGGACACACAAGAG ATTGGACTAAAGCAGGGCTTGGAGATGCTGAATATCTTCAAAAGCTATTCTGCCAAGACATCTCTACTAGATGATTTTGACTTCTATGAGAACCGAGAGAAATTACTTTGTTCAGATAAAAGATCCAAGG CTATTGGAGGATCAGAACAATATCGAAGCAAGCCTAAGCTTACAATCCCAGGACCGGAAGGATATGGGTACGACAGTTACCAA CAAAATACTGCCAAAGCAGGAGAGAAGAATATAGGAATGCAATCAAGTGGTACTAAAGAAGATAACATAGTCTCTCTTACAAAGCAACTTTCTCTAAATTCCTCTGGCAAAAACAAGTCTTCAAATAGCTAG
- the LOC107638495 gene encoding uncharacterized protein LOC107638495 isoform X5, producing MTSSASVSHLHNSLCETAGTGAAEPNHQQHDGEDVVLMKDEIPSDFRSVSSEDVNAGFTDTNVLETQPCSSSVSTSAGLQNKTVNGSVMAESNPNHSGLANPNSSDFATRNSYLTRTLLQAAADVERLNKTLRSNSKAGSLPRTCNNKGKYSSITNQRCHTFSPSNNRTNDSPAFSYQRCHTFSPSNNRTNGSPAFSSANYRANSIASVSSVNDRHALPPAMNRTNEIVSTVNDRSLLLDKSRSGEYEMPTPLTRGPRGSYIGFPLQSSTTKNDFAITICRDRYNLPDFQTEYETAKFYVIKSFNEDDIHKSIKYDVWTSTSYGNKKLNDAFRSAEAKSIQTGTKCPVFLFFSVNASRQFVGVAEMLGPVDFNKDMKFWKLYKYNGFFPIRWHIIKDVPNTQFCHIRIIVENENRDVTYTRDTQEIGLKQGLEMLNIFKSYSAKTSLLDDFDFYENREKLLCSDKRSKAIGGSEQYRSKPKLTIPGPEGYGILPKQERRI from the exons ATGACCAGCAGTGCCTCCGTCTCTCACCTCCACAACT CTTTGTGTGAGACAGCAGGAACAGGAGCAGCAGAACCTAACCACCAGCAACATGATGGGGAAGATGTG GTCTTAATGAAAGATGAAATCCCATCTGATTTCAGATCAGTGAGCTCTGAAGATGTCAATGCTGGTTTCACAG ATACAAACGTATTAGAAActcaaccttgtagttcatcagTCTCAACATCTGCTGGTCTGCAAAACAAAACAGTCAATGGTTCAGTAATGGCAGAAAGTAACCCAAATCATTCTGGTTTAGCGAATCCAAATAGCTCTGACTTTGCAACTAGAAATAGCTATTTGACTAGAACATTATTGCAGGCTGCAGCGGATGTTGAAAGGTTAAATAAG ACTTTGCGTTCTAATTCTAAAGCAGGCAGTCTTCCAAGGACCTGCAATAATAAGGGAAAATATTCGTCGATCACCAACCAAAGATGCCATACCTTCTCCCCTTCCAACAATAGGACAAATGACAGCCCTGCTTTCTCCTACCAAAGATGCCATACCTTCTCCCCTTCCAACAATAGGACAAATGGCAGCCCTGCTTTCTCCTCTGCCAACTACAGGGCAAATAGTATAGCATCTGTATCTAGTGTGAATGATAGGCATGCCTTACCCCCTGCAATGAACAGGACAAATGAGATAGTATCTACTGTAAATGATAGATCTTTATTGTTAGACAAATCGAGAAGTGGAGAATATGAAATGCCAACGCCACTAACTCGAGGTCCTCGGGGTAGTTACATTGGTTTTCCCCTACAATCTTCAACTACTAAGAATGACTTTGCAATCACAATATGCAGAGATAGATATAACCTTCCAGATTTCCAAACTGAATATGAAACTGCTAAATTTTATGTCATTAAATCTTTCAATGAAGATGACATTCATAAGAGCATTAAATATGATGTTTGGACTAGCACCTCATATGGAAATAAGAAGTTGAACGATGCATTCCGTAGTGCAGAAGCTAAATCGATCCAGACAGGGACAAAGTGTCCAGTCTTCCTTTTCTTCTCG gtgaATGCTAGCCGGCAGTTTGTTGGAGTAGCTGAGATGCTTGGACCAGTGGACTTCAACAAAGACATGAAGTTTTGGAAACTTTACAAATACAATGGATTCTTCCCAATTAGGTGGCATATAATAAAGGATGTTCCCAACACTCAATTTTGTCACATTCGTATCATCGTTGAAAACGAGAACAGGGACGTAACTTACACTAGGGACACACAAGAG ATTGGACTAAAGCAGGGCTTGGAGATGCTGAATATCTTCAAAAGCTATTCTGCCAAGACATCTCTACTAGATGATTTTGACTTCTATGAGAACCGAGAGAAATTACTTTGTTCAGATAAAAGATCCAAGG CTATTGGAGGATCAGAACAATATCGAAGCAAGCCTAAGCTTACAATCCCAGGACCGGAAGGATATGG AATACTGCCAAAGCAGGAGAGAAGAATATAG
- the LOC107638495 gene encoding uncharacterized protein LOC107638495 isoform X3: MTSSASVSHLHNSLCETAGTGAAEPNHQQHDGEDVVLMKDEIPSDFRSVSSEDVNAGFTDTNVLETQPCSSSVSTSAGLQNKTVNGSVMAESNPNHSGLANPNSSDFATRNSYLTRTLLQAAADVERLNKTLRSNSKAGSLPRTCNNKGKYSSITNQRCHTFSPSNNRTNDSPAFSYQRCHTFSPSNNRTNGSPAFSSANYRANSIASVSSVNDRHALPPAMNRTNEIVSTVNDRSLLLDKSRSGEYEMPTPLTRGPRGSYIGFPLQSSTTKNDFAITICRDRYNLPDFQTEYETAKFYVIKSFNEDDIHKSIKYDVWTSTSYGNKKLNDAFRSAEAKSIQTGTKCPVFLFFSVNASRQFVGVAEMLGPVDFNKDMKFWKLYKYNGFFPIRWHIIKDVPNTQFCHIRIIVENENRDVTYTRDTQEGLEMLNIFKSYSAKTSLLDDFDFYENREKLLCSDKRSKAIGGSEQYRSKPKLTIPGPEGYGYDSYQQNTAKAGEKNIGMQSSGTKEDNIVSLTKQLSLNSSGKNKSSNS, encoded by the exons ATGACCAGCAGTGCCTCCGTCTCTCACCTCCACAACT CTTTGTGTGAGACAGCAGGAACAGGAGCAGCAGAACCTAACCACCAGCAACATGATGGGGAAGATGTG GTCTTAATGAAAGATGAAATCCCATCTGATTTCAGATCAGTGAGCTCTGAAGATGTCAATGCTGGTTTCACAG ATACAAACGTATTAGAAActcaaccttgtagttcatcagTCTCAACATCTGCTGGTCTGCAAAACAAAACAGTCAATGGTTCAGTAATGGCAGAAAGTAACCCAAATCATTCTGGTTTAGCGAATCCAAATAGCTCTGACTTTGCAACTAGAAATAGCTATTTGACTAGAACATTATTGCAGGCTGCAGCGGATGTTGAAAGGTTAAATAAG ACTTTGCGTTCTAATTCTAAAGCAGGCAGTCTTCCAAGGACCTGCAATAATAAGGGAAAATATTCGTCGATCACCAACCAAAGATGCCATACCTTCTCCCCTTCCAACAATAGGACAAATGACAGCCCTGCTTTCTCCTACCAAAGATGCCATACCTTCTCCCCTTCCAACAATAGGACAAATGGCAGCCCTGCTTTCTCCTCTGCCAACTACAGGGCAAATAGTATAGCATCTGTATCTAGTGTGAATGATAGGCATGCCTTACCCCCTGCAATGAACAGGACAAATGAGATAGTATCTACTGTAAATGATAGATCTTTATTGTTAGACAAATCGAGAAGTGGAGAATATGAAATGCCAACGCCACTAACTCGAGGTCCTCGGGGTAGTTACATTGGTTTTCCCCTACAATCTTCAACTACTAAGAATGACTTTGCAATCACAATATGCAGAGATAGATATAACCTTCCAGATTTCCAAACTGAATATGAAACTGCTAAATTTTATGTCATTAAATCTTTCAATGAAGATGACATTCATAAGAGCATTAAATATGATGTTTGGACTAGCACCTCATATGGAAATAAGAAGTTGAACGATGCATTCCGTAGTGCAGAAGCTAAATCGATCCAGACAGGGACAAAGTGTCCAGTCTTCCTTTTCTTCTCG gtgaATGCTAGCCGGCAGTTTGTTGGAGTAGCTGAGATGCTTGGACCAGTGGACTTCAACAAAGACATGAAGTTTTGGAAACTTTACAAATACAATGGATTCTTCCCAATTAGGTGGCATATAATAAAGGATGTTCCCAACACTCAATTTTGTCACATTCGTATCATCGTTGAAAACGAGAACAGGGACGTAACTTACACTAGGGACACACAAGAG GGCTTGGAGATGCTGAATATCTTCAAAAGCTATTCTGCCAAGACATCTCTACTAGATGATTTTGACTTCTATGAGAACCGAGAGAAATTACTTTGTTCAGATAAAAGATCCAAGG CTATTGGAGGATCAGAACAATATCGAAGCAAGCCTAAGCTTACAATCCCAGGACCGGAAGGATATGGGTACGACAGTTACCAA CAAAATACTGCCAAAGCAGGAGAGAAGAATATAGGAATGCAATCAAGTGGTACTAAAGAAGATAACATAGTCTCTCTTACAAAGCAACTTTCTCTAAATTCCTCTGGCAAAAACAAGTCTTCAAATAGCTAG
- the LOC107638495 gene encoding uncharacterized protein LOC107638495 isoform X8, whose amino-acid sequence MTSSASVSHLHNSLCETAGTGAAEPNHQQHDGEDVVLMKDEIPSDFRSVSSEDVNAGFTDTNVLETQPCSSSVSTSAGLQNKTVNGSVMAESNPNHSGLANPNSSDFATRNSYLTRTLLQAAADVERLNKTLRSNSKAGSLPRTCNNKGKYSSITNQRCHTFSPSNNRTNDSPAFSYQRCHTFSPSNNRTNGSPAFSSANYRANSIASVSSVNDRHALPPAMNRTNEIVSTVNDRSLLLDKSRSGEYEMPTPLTRGPRGSYIGFPLQSSTTKNDFAITICRDRYNLPDFQTEYETAKFYVIKSFNEDDIHKSIKYDVWTSTSYGNKKLNDAFRSAEAKSIQTGTKCPVFLFFSVNASRQFVGVAEMLGPVDFNKDMKFWKLYKYNGFFPIRWHIIKDVPNTQFCHIRIIVENENRDVTYTRDTQELLEDQNNIEASLSLQSQDRKDMGTTVTNKILPKQERRI is encoded by the exons ATGACCAGCAGTGCCTCCGTCTCTCACCTCCACAACT CTTTGTGTGAGACAGCAGGAACAGGAGCAGCAGAACCTAACCACCAGCAACATGATGGGGAAGATGTG GTCTTAATGAAAGATGAAATCCCATCTGATTTCAGATCAGTGAGCTCTGAAGATGTCAATGCTGGTTTCACAG ATACAAACGTATTAGAAActcaaccttgtagttcatcagTCTCAACATCTGCTGGTCTGCAAAACAAAACAGTCAATGGTTCAGTAATGGCAGAAAGTAACCCAAATCATTCTGGTTTAGCGAATCCAAATAGCTCTGACTTTGCAACTAGAAATAGCTATTTGACTAGAACATTATTGCAGGCTGCAGCGGATGTTGAAAGGTTAAATAAG ACTTTGCGTTCTAATTCTAAAGCAGGCAGTCTTCCAAGGACCTGCAATAATAAGGGAAAATATTCGTCGATCACCAACCAAAGATGCCATACCTTCTCCCCTTCCAACAATAGGACAAATGACAGCCCTGCTTTCTCCTACCAAAGATGCCATACCTTCTCCCCTTCCAACAATAGGACAAATGGCAGCCCTGCTTTCTCCTCTGCCAACTACAGGGCAAATAGTATAGCATCTGTATCTAGTGTGAATGATAGGCATGCCTTACCCCCTGCAATGAACAGGACAAATGAGATAGTATCTACTGTAAATGATAGATCTTTATTGTTAGACAAATCGAGAAGTGGAGAATATGAAATGCCAACGCCACTAACTCGAGGTCCTCGGGGTAGTTACATTGGTTTTCCCCTACAATCTTCAACTACTAAGAATGACTTTGCAATCACAATATGCAGAGATAGATATAACCTTCCAGATTTCCAAACTGAATATGAAACTGCTAAATTTTATGTCATTAAATCTTTCAATGAAGATGACATTCATAAGAGCATTAAATATGATGTTTGGACTAGCACCTCATATGGAAATAAGAAGTTGAACGATGCATTCCGTAGTGCAGAAGCTAAATCGATCCAGACAGGGACAAAGTGTCCAGTCTTCCTTTTCTTCTCG gtgaATGCTAGCCGGCAGTTTGTTGGAGTAGCTGAGATGCTTGGACCAGTGGACTTCAACAAAGACATGAAGTTTTGGAAACTTTACAAATACAATGGATTCTTCCCAATTAGGTGGCATATAATAAAGGATGTTCCCAACACTCAATTTTGTCACATTCGTATCATCGTTGAAAACGAGAACAGGGACGTAACTTACACTAGGGACACACAAGAG CTATTGGAGGATCAGAACAATATCGAAGCAAGCCTAAGCTTACAATCCCAGGACCGGAAGGATATGGGTACGACAGTTACCAA CAAAATACTGCCAAAGCAGGAGAGAAGAATATAG